The following proteins are co-located in the Solea solea chromosome 21, fSolSol10.1, whole genome shotgun sequence genome:
- the zgc:112496 gene encoding uncharacterized protein zgc:112496 isoform X2 yields MSALFACEEPAAWRRVYEKYWEVVEAKSKAKKPGKLLKLDKWYHEELPALISGRSAKHVNLSELVKLMEWKLTRGKFRPRLQQLVASNGEETVEECSRKAFSLLPDVQAAIAELSSLKGVGPATASAVLAAGAPAQTAFMSDEAMESIPGLKPIQYTAKHYALFLDKMVERTKKLNKVDPQQDWTPHRLELCLWAMTVAAQQQLPFVKDVDVKERGADSDTDQRPTKRIKTR; encoded by the exons ATGAGTGCACTCTTTGCCTGTGAGGAACCAGCTGCGTGGAGGAGAGTGTATGAGAAGTACTGGGAAGTAGTGGAAGCTAAATCCAAAGCCAAAAAACCTGGAAAGCTGCTGAAGCTTGACAAGTG GTACCACGAGGAGCTGCCCGCACTCATTTCAGGCCGATCTGCCAAACATGTCAATCTGTCAGAGTTGGTGAAACTAATGGAGTGGAAGCTCACT AGAGGGAAGTTCAGGCCcaggctgcagcagctggtgGCTTCCAACGGTGAGGAAACTGTAGAGGAATGTTCCAGAAAAGCCTTCAGCCTCCTGCCTGATGTGCAAGCAGCGATTGCAGAGCTCAGCTCCCTAAAAGGAGTCGGGCCAGCCACCGCTTCAG CTGTGTTGGCGGCAGGAGCTCCAGCGCAGACCGCGTTCATGTCCGATGAAGCCATGGAGAGCATCCCAGGACTGAAGCCCATCCAATACACAGCCAAACATTATGCCCTGTTCCTGGACAAGATGGTTGAGCGGACCAAAAAACTCAACAAAG TGGATCCCCAGCAGGACTGGACACCCCACAGGCTGGAGCTGTGTTTGTGGGCGATGACCGTAGCGGCTCAGCAGCAGCTCCCGTTTGTAAAGGATGTTGATGTGAAAGAAAGAGGCGCAGACTCCGACACTGACCAGAGACCAACAAAGAGAatcaaaacaagataa
- the anks3 gene encoding ankyrin repeat and SAM domain-containing protein 3 isoform X2 — translation MSELSDEASESEQLGVSLSLWLGDSLVRPEELDVPLDLHTACSIGQYDVVAGCIKQREVNLDGKNIGGWTPLMYASYIGHDNIANLLLEAGVNVNATTAKGLTPLMLAASCGNESIAYFLLQQGAELELKDSRGWTALFHCTGTGHQQMVKFLLDNNADANVKEPGSGVTPLMEAAASGHEIIVQYLLDHKVKVDDRNTKGETARALAMMYGFTKIVSLIDSRSPRIKPGHFEDLSSSEDSDSTPPRIRPSRNRAKGVSIHDGPQAIAKFRVGGTSKPCEPAAVPPGYMTFRDIGGQSEGLCYRDVTSPINELDGQSNSSRDDSPFFDNDMPTMRSSSSSSEGLPHVISLNWEGSVESNEDSDQCKKSSSRRVNKGHHSKGKSRHGNNDAAHSSGPGNCGIRSHVVPPPSYTGPKDLAEFLEQIGFSKYLPLLEEQDIDLRIFLTLTENDLKEIGITLFGPKRKMTSAIARWHSSARPPGDALEQAYADQLEAEMQEMAIQLHKRCEEMENLQSQVSQEKELRTVMEGCLMEDKMAWKRVHTELVENHRLAQDMSATLAKARTCCAELLSGVTTDGNGCLYTGADDKAKDDTGVKAAGGLASSKVVELMKKLDSYEDQLAGTLNTMLQSLRRLSAPEKVSDSWERP, via the exons ATGTCCGAGCTAAGCGACGAGGCCAGTGAATCAGAGCAGCTGGGCGTCAGCCTCTCCCTGTGGCTGGGCGATTCCCTGGTCCGACCCGAGGAGCTGGATGTTCCCCTGGACCTCCACACCGCCTGCTCCATCGGACAGTATGACGTGGTGGCCGGGTGCATCAAACA ACGTGAGGTGAATCTGGATGGTAAGAACATCGGCGGATGGACCCCACTGATGTATGCGTCCTACATTGGCCACGACAACATCGCAAACCTGCTGCTGGAAGCTGGCGTGAATGTAAATGCCACCACTGCCAAAGGGCTGACCCCACTGATGCTGGCAGCGAGCTGTGGCAACGAGAGTATCGCATACTTCCTGCTTCAG CAAGGTGCAGAGCTGGAGCTGAAGGACTCACGGGGCTGGACTGCTTTGTTCCACTGCACAGGCACTGGCCACCAGCAGATGGTCAAGTTCCTGCTGGACAACAATGCTGATGCCAATGTTAA GGAGCCAGGCTCTGGTGTCACTCCCCTGATGGAGGCTGCAGCTTCTGGACATGAAATCATAGTTCAGTACCTGCTCGATCAT AAAGTTAAAGTTGATGACCGCAACACTAAAGGAGAGACAGCCCGTGCCCTAGCAATGATGTACGGCTTTACCAAAATCGTCAGCCTCATTGACTCGCGCTCTCCAAGGATCAAACCAG GACACTTTGAAGACCTGAGCTCCTCCGAGGACTCGGACAGCACACCACCCAGGATCAGGCCAAGTCGAAACAGAGCTAAAGGCGTTAGCATCCACGATGGCCCTCAGGCCATCGCCAAGTTCCGAGTAGGAGGCACCAGCAAACCGTGTG AGCCTGCTGCAGTGCCACCGGGCTACATGACGTTCAGAGATATCGGTGGACAGAGTGAAGGCCTCTGCTATCGTGATGTGACTTCCCCCATCAATGAGCTGGATGGCcagagcaacagcagcagag ATGACAGTCCATTCTTTGACAATGACATGCCCACAATGaggagcagcagtagcagcagcgaGGGCCTGCCTCACGTGATCAGCCTTAACTGGGAAGGCTCAGTGGAAAGTAACGAG GACTCTGACCAGTGCAAAAAGAGCAGCTCCCGCAGAGTAAATAAGGGTCATCACTCGAAAGGCAAGAGTCGCCACGGGAACAATGACGCAGCTCACTCCAGTGGACCGGGGAACTGTGGGATTCGCTCACATGTTGTTCCTCCGCCTTCTTACACTGGTCCAAAG GATTTGGCAGAGTTTTTGGAGCAAATTGGCTTCTCAAAGTATCTTCCATTACTTGAGGAGCAAGACATTGACCTACGGATATTTCTCACACTGACTGAAAATGATCTCAAAGAAATAGGAATCAC GTTGTTTGGACCCAAGCGTAAGATGACCTCAGCCATTGCGAGGTGGCACAGTAGCGCTCGACCACCCGGTGATGCTCTGGAACAGGCTTATGCTGACCAGCTTGAAGCAGAGATGCAAGAAATGGCTATTCAGCTACACAAG CGCTGTGAGGAGATGGAGAACCTGCAGAGCCAGGTCTCTCAGGAGAAGGAGCTGCGGACTGTGATGGAGGGATGCCTGATGGAGGACAAGATGGCATGGAAGAGGGTTCACACTGAGCTCGTGGAGAACCATCGGCTGGCTCAGGACATGAGCGCTACACTGGCAAAGGCGAGGACCTGTTGTGCCGAGCTGCTCTCTGGCGTCACTACTGATGGCAATGGCTGCCTTTATACAGGTGCGGACGATAAAGCAAAAGATGATACCGGTGTTAAAG CAGCGGGTGGCCTGGCGTCCTCCAAAGTTGTCGAGCTAATGAAGAAGCTGGATTCCTATGAAGATCAACTGG CGGGGACACTCAACACTATGCTGCAAAGTCTGAGGAGACTGAGTGCTCCGGAAAAAGTGTCAGATAGCTGGGAACGGCCTTAA
- the zgc:112496 gene encoding uncharacterized protein zgc:112496 isoform X3: MFFINAHRTTVMSALFACEEPAAWRRVYEKYWEVVEAKSKAKKPGKLLKLDKWYHEELPALISGRSAKHVNLSELVKLMEWKLTRGKFRPRLQQLVASNGEETVEECSRKAFSLLPDVQAAIAELSSLKGVGPATASAVLAAGAPAQTAFMSDEAMESIPGLKPIQYTAKHYALFLDKMVERTKKLNKGEGSGSPAGLDTPQAGAVFVGDDRSGSAAAPVCKGC, encoded by the exons atgtttttcatAAATGCACACAGGACGACag TCATGAGTGCACTCTTTGCCTGTGAGGAACCAGCTGCGTGGAGGAGAGTGTATGAGAAGTACTGGGAAGTAGTGGAAGCTAAATCCAAAGCCAAAAAACCTGGAAAGCTGCTGAAGCTTGACAAGTG GTACCACGAGGAGCTGCCCGCACTCATTTCAGGCCGATCTGCCAAACATGTCAATCTGTCAGAGTTGGTGAAACTAATGGAGTGGAAGCTCACT AGAGGGAAGTTCAGGCCcaggctgcagcagctggtgGCTTCCAACGGTGAGGAAACTGTAGAGGAATGTTCCAGAAAAGCCTTCAGCCTCCTGCCTGATGTGCAAGCAGCGATTGCAGAGCTCAGCTCCCTAAAAGGAGTCGGGCCAGCCACCGCTTCAG CTGTGTTGGCGGCAGGAGCTCCAGCGCAGACCGCGTTCATGTCCGATGAAGCCATGGAGAGCATCCCAGGACTGAAGCCCATCCAATACACAGCCAAACATTATGCCCTGTTCCTGGACAAGATGGTTGAGCGGACCAAAAAACTCAACAAAGGTGAGGGGAG TGGATCCCCAGCAGGACTGGACACCCCACAGGCTGGAGCTGTGTTTGTGGGCGATGACCGTAGCGGCTCAGCAGCAGCTCCCGTTTGTAAAGGATGTTGA
- the wdr24 gene encoding GATOR complex protein WDR24 has translation MEKMSRVTTALSSNTISGRTMFCHLDAPANAISVCRDAAQVVVAGRNIFKIYALEEEQFVEKLNLRVGRKPSLNFSCADVMWHQMEENLLATAATNGAVVTWNLGKPSRNKQEQLFTEHKRTVNKVCFHPTEAYMLLSGSQDGFMKCFDLRKKESVSTFSGQSESVRDVQFSMKDYFTFAASFENGNVQLWDIRRPDRYERMFTAHTGPVFCCDWHPDDRGWLATGGRDKMVKVWDMTTNRAKEIYCVQTIASVARVKWRPERKHHLATCSMMVDHNIYVWDIRRPFIPFATFEEHKDVTTGIVWRHQHDPQFLLSGSKDSTLYQHMFKDATRPVDKANPEGLCFGLFGDLAFAAKESLISGDANRKPYPGGDRRYPIFFFKKADPTEQFAHVSSALSVFGTDLDSNRMDWFVKTAQLYLLSGKPFAELCDHNAKVARELKRPQVSTTWTMLRIMFSDPANLIAPGLNLSLSKLGTLPLMNSFSMKEMGTGIGTESRLERSKGESRQDNIHLEPGNIHINNNNEENEETEGSEAEYMFGDAELDDDDLYSMEHENQTEEQEYTLPQEAFPLRHEIMDNPSAPEHLQQDKADSPHVSGNEAEVTCLTPIESFSLISISQPLFSPHLPASFFCPIVREMLSYYAEQGDVQMAVTVLIVLGDRIRKEIDDLTQEHWYMSYIDLLQRFELWNVSNEVIKLSTCSAITCLNQTSTTLHINCSNCKRPMNNKGWICDRCHQCASVCAVCHHVVKGLFVWCQGCSHGGHLEHIMNWLKSSAHCPAGCGHLCEYT, from the exons ATGGAGAAAATGTCTCGGGTCACCACAGCTCTCAGCAGCAATACCATCAGTGGCCGAACAATGTTCTGCCACTTGGACGCTCCCGCCAACGCCATCAGCGTGTGCCGTGATGCTGCGCAGGTGGTGGTGGCGGGCCGCAACATCTTCAAGATCTACGcactggaggaggagcagtTTGTGGAGAAGCTGAATCTGCGCGTCGGCCGCAAACCCTCCCTCAACTTCAGCTGTGCAGATGTGATGTGGCACCAGATGGAAGAGAACCTGCTCGCCACAGCGGCTACCAACGGAGCGGTGGTCACGTGGAACCTGGGGAAACCTTCTCGTAACAAGCAGGAGCAGCTATTTACCGAGCACAAACGCACCGTCAACAAGGTGTGCTTCCACCCCACAGAGGCTTACATGTTGCTCAGTGGCTCTCAGGATGGCTTCATGAAGTGCTTTGACCTGCGCAAGAAAGAATCCGTCAGCACTTTCTCTG GTCAGTCAGAAAGCGTTAGGGACGTCCAGTTTAGTATGAAGGACTATTTCACATTTGCTGCGTCCTTTGAGAACGGTAACGTCCAACTGTGGGACATCAGGCGTCCAGACCGATATGAGCGAATGTTTACCGCTCATACTGGTCCTGTGTTCTGCTGTGACTGGCATCCTGATGACAG GGGCTGGCTGGCAACAGGGGGCAGAGACAAGATGGTGAAAGTTTGGGACATGACCACTAACAGGGCAAAAGAGATCTACTGTGTCCAGACGATCGCTTCAGTGGCTCGAGTCAAATGGCGGCCGGAGAGAAAGCATCATCTGGCCACCTGCTCCATGATGGTGGACCATAACATCTATGTGTGGGACATCCGTAGACCCTTCATTCCCTTCGCTACCTTTGAGGAACACAAAGATGTGACCACTGGTATTGTGTGGCGGCATCAGCATGACCCGCAATTTCTGCTCTCTGGCTCCAAGGACAGTACGCTGTACCAGCACATGTTCAAGGATGCCACTCGTCCTGTGGACAAGGCCAATCCCGAGGGTCTCTGCTTTGGACTGTTCGGTGACTTGGCTTTTGCGGCTAAGGAGAGCCTGATCAGCGGCGATGCCAACAGAAAGCCTTACCCCGGAGGAGACCGCCGCTACCCAATCTTTTTCTTCAAGAAGGCTGATCCAACAGAACAGTTTGCCCACGTGTCCAGCGCTCTTAGCGTCTTTGGGACAGACTTGGACAGTAACCGAATGGACTGGTTTGTCAAGACGGCACAACTCTACCTCCTCAGTGGGAAACCATTTGCTGAGCTGTGTGATCACAACGCCAAGGTGGCGCGGGAGCTCAAAAGACCTCAG gttTCTACAACTTGGACCATGCTGCGAATCATGTTCTCTGACCCAGCAAACCTCATCGCGCCCGGTTTAAACCTTAGCCTCAGTAAACTGGGCACCTTGCCTTTGATGAACAG CTTCAGTATGAAGGAAATGggcactgggattggcacagagAGCAGACTGGAGCGCAGCAAAGGTGAGAGCAGGCAGGACAACATCCACCTGGAGCCTGGAAACAtacacatcaacaacaataatgaag AAAACGAGGAGACGGAGGGCAGTGAGGCTGAGTACATGTTTGGTGATGCAGAGTTAGATGACGACGACCTCTACTCTATGGaacatgaaaaccaaacag AAGAGCAGGAGTACACGCTGCCCCAGGAGGCCTTCCCACTGCGCCACGAGATCATGGACAACCCTTCAGCTCCTGAGCACCTTCAACAGGACAAGGCCGACTCCCCACATGTCAGTGGCAACGAGGCAGAGGTCACTTGTCTGACACCCATCGAGTCCTTTTCGCTCATCTCCATCTCCCAGCCGCTGTTCAGCCCGCACCTGCCTGCCAGCTTCTTCTGCCCCATAGTGCGGGAGATGCTGAGCTACTACGCCGAGCAGGGCGACGTACAGATGGCCGTGACTGTGCTCATCGTTTTGGGCGACAGGATCCGCAAAGAGATTGATGACCTCACCCAG gaGCACTGGTACATGTCCTACATAGACCTGCTGCAGCGCTTTGAGTTGTGGAACGTGTCCAACGAGGTCATCAAGCTGAGCACGTGCAGCGCCATCACCTGCCTGAACCAGACTTCGACAACACTACACATCAACTGCAGCAACTGCAAGCGGCCGATGAACAACAAGGGCTGGATCTGCGACAG gtgTCACCagtgtgccagtgtgtgtgcagtgtgccaCCATGTGGTGAAGGGCCTGTTTGTGTGGTGTCAGGGCTGCAGCCACGGCGGACATCTGGAGCACATCATGAACTGGCTAAAAAGCAGCGCTCACTGCCCTGCCGGCTGTGGTCACCTGTGTGAGTACACCTGA
- the zgc:112496 gene encoding uncharacterized protein zgc:112496 isoform X1: protein MFFINAHRTTVMSALFACEEPAAWRRVYEKYWEVVEAKSKAKKPGKLLKLDKWYHEELPALISGRSAKHVNLSELVKLMEWKLTRGKFRPRLQQLVASNGEETVEECSRKAFSLLPDVQAAIAELSSLKGVGPATASAVLAAGAPAQTAFMSDEAMESIPGLKPIQYTAKHYALFLDKMVERTKKLNKVDPQQDWTPHRLELCLWAMTVAAQQQLPFVKDVDVKERGADSDTDQRPTKRIKTR from the exons atgtttttcatAAATGCACACAGGACGACag TCATGAGTGCACTCTTTGCCTGTGAGGAACCAGCTGCGTGGAGGAGAGTGTATGAGAAGTACTGGGAAGTAGTGGAAGCTAAATCCAAAGCCAAAAAACCTGGAAAGCTGCTGAAGCTTGACAAGTG GTACCACGAGGAGCTGCCCGCACTCATTTCAGGCCGATCTGCCAAACATGTCAATCTGTCAGAGTTGGTGAAACTAATGGAGTGGAAGCTCACT AGAGGGAAGTTCAGGCCcaggctgcagcagctggtgGCTTCCAACGGTGAGGAAACTGTAGAGGAATGTTCCAGAAAAGCCTTCAGCCTCCTGCCTGATGTGCAAGCAGCGATTGCAGAGCTCAGCTCCCTAAAAGGAGTCGGGCCAGCCACCGCTTCAG CTGTGTTGGCGGCAGGAGCTCCAGCGCAGACCGCGTTCATGTCCGATGAAGCCATGGAGAGCATCCCAGGACTGAAGCCCATCCAATACACAGCCAAACATTATGCCCTGTTCCTGGACAAGATGGTTGAGCGGACCAAAAAACTCAACAAAG TGGATCCCCAGCAGGACTGGACACCCCACAGGCTGGAGCTGTGTTTGTGGGCGATGACCGTAGCGGCTCAGCAGCAGCTCCCGTTTGTAAAGGATGTTGATGTGAAAGAAAGAGGCGCAGACTCCGACACTGACCAGAGACCAACAAAGAGAatcaaaacaagataa
- the anks3 gene encoding ankyrin repeat and SAM domain-containing protein 3 isoform X1 — protein sequence MSELSDEASESEQLGVSLSLWLGDSLVRPEELDVPLDLHTACSIGQYDVVAGCIKQREVNLDGKNIGGWTPLMYASYIGHDNIANLLLEAGVNVNATTAKGLTPLMLAASCGNESIAYFLLQQGAELELKDSRGWTALFHCTGTGHQQMVKFLLDNNADANVKEPGSGVTPLMEAAASGHEIIVQYLLDHKVKVDDRNTKGETARALAMMYGFTKIVSLIDSRSPRIKPAGHFEDLSSSEDSDSTPPRIRPSRNRAKGVSIHDGPQAIAKFRVGGTSKPCEPAAVPPGYMTFRDIGGQSEGLCYRDVTSPINELDGQSNSSRDDSPFFDNDMPTMRSSSSSSEGLPHVISLNWEGSVESNEDSDQCKKSSSRRVNKGHHSKGKSRHGNNDAAHSSGPGNCGIRSHVVPPPSYTGPKDLAEFLEQIGFSKYLPLLEEQDIDLRIFLTLTENDLKEIGITLFGPKRKMTSAIARWHSSARPPGDALEQAYADQLEAEMQEMAIQLHKRCEEMENLQSQVSQEKELRTVMEGCLMEDKMAWKRVHTELVENHRLAQDMSATLAKARTCCAELLSGVTTDGNGCLYTGADDKAKDDTGVKAAGGLASSKVVELMKKLDSYEDQLAGTLNTMLQSLRRLSAPEKVSDSWERP from the exons ATGTCCGAGCTAAGCGACGAGGCCAGTGAATCAGAGCAGCTGGGCGTCAGCCTCTCCCTGTGGCTGGGCGATTCCCTGGTCCGACCCGAGGAGCTGGATGTTCCCCTGGACCTCCACACCGCCTGCTCCATCGGACAGTATGACGTGGTGGCCGGGTGCATCAAACA ACGTGAGGTGAATCTGGATGGTAAGAACATCGGCGGATGGACCCCACTGATGTATGCGTCCTACATTGGCCACGACAACATCGCAAACCTGCTGCTGGAAGCTGGCGTGAATGTAAATGCCACCACTGCCAAAGGGCTGACCCCACTGATGCTGGCAGCGAGCTGTGGCAACGAGAGTATCGCATACTTCCTGCTTCAG CAAGGTGCAGAGCTGGAGCTGAAGGACTCACGGGGCTGGACTGCTTTGTTCCACTGCACAGGCACTGGCCACCAGCAGATGGTCAAGTTCCTGCTGGACAACAATGCTGATGCCAATGTTAA GGAGCCAGGCTCTGGTGTCACTCCCCTGATGGAGGCTGCAGCTTCTGGACATGAAATCATAGTTCAGTACCTGCTCGATCAT AAAGTTAAAGTTGATGACCGCAACACTAAAGGAGAGACAGCCCGTGCCCTAGCAATGATGTACGGCTTTACCAAAATCGTCAGCCTCATTGACTCGCGCTCTCCAAGGATCAAACCAG CAGGACACTTTGAAGACCTGAGCTCCTCCGAGGACTCGGACAGCACACCACCCAGGATCAGGCCAAGTCGAAACAGAGCTAAAGGCGTTAGCATCCACGATGGCCCTCAGGCCATCGCCAAGTTCCGAGTAGGAGGCACCAGCAAACCGTGTG AGCCTGCTGCAGTGCCACCGGGCTACATGACGTTCAGAGATATCGGTGGACAGAGTGAAGGCCTCTGCTATCGTGATGTGACTTCCCCCATCAATGAGCTGGATGGCcagagcaacagcagcagag ATGACAGTCCATTCTTTGACAATGACATGCCCACAATGaggagcagcagtagcagcagcgaGGGCCTGCCTCACGTGATCAGCCTTAACTGGGAAGGCTCAGTGGAAAGTAACGAG GACTCTGACCAGTGCAAAAAGAGCAGCTCCCGCAGAGTAAATAAGGGTCATCACTCGAAAGGCAAGAGTCGCCACGGGAACAATGACGCAGCTCACTCCAGTGGACCGGGGAACTGTGGGATTCGCTCACATGTTGTTCCTCCGCCTTCTTACACTGGTCCAAAG GATTTGGCAGAGTTTTTGGAGCAAATTGGCTTCTCAAAGTATCTTCCATTACTTGAGGAGCAAGACATTGACCTACGGATATTTCTCACACTGACTGAAAATGATCTCAAAGAAATAGGAATCAC GTTGTTTGGACCCAAGCGTAAGATGACCTCAGCCATTGCGAGGTGGCACAGTAGCGCTCGACCACCCGGTGATGCTCTGGAACAGGCTTATGCTGACCAGCTTGAAGCAGAGATGCAAGAAATGGCTATTCAGCTACACAAG CGCTGTGAGGAGATGGAGAACCTGCAGAGCCAGGTCTCTCAGGAGAAGGAGCTGCGGACTGTGATGGAGGGATGCCTGATGGAGGACAAGATGGCATGGAAGAGGGTTCACACTGAGCTCGTGGAGAACCATCGGCTGGCTCAGGACATGAGCGCTACACTGGCAAAGGCGAGGACCTGTTGTGCCGAGCTGCTCTCTGGCGTCACTACTGATGGCAATGGCTGCCTTTATACAGGTGCGGACGATAAAGCAAAAGATGATACCGGTGTTAAAG CAGCGGGTGGCCTGGCGTCCTCCAAAGTTGTCGAGCTAATGAAGAAGCTGGATTCCTATGAAGATCAACTGG CGGGGACACTCAACACTATGCTGCAAAGTCTGAGGAGACTGAGTGCTCCGGAAAAAGTGTCAGATAGCTGGGAACGGCCTTAA
- the anks3 gene encoding ankyrin repeat and SAM domain-containing protein 3 isoform X3, producing the protein MSELSDEASESEQLGVSLSLWLGDSLVRPEELDVPLDLHTACSIGQYDVVAGCIKQREVNLDGKNIGGWTPLMYASYIGHDNIANLLLEAGVNVNATTAKGLTPLMLAASCGNESIAYFLLQQGAELELKDSRGWTALFHCTGTGHQQMVKFLLDNNADANVKEPGSGVTPLMEAAASGHEIIVQYLLDHKVKVDDRNTKGETARALAMMYGFTKIVSLIDSRSPRIKPAGHFEDLSSSEDSDSTPPRIRPSRNRAKGVSIHDGPQAIAKFRVGGTSKPCEPAAVPPGYMTFRDIGGQSEGLCYRDVTSPINELDGQSNSSRDDSPFFDNDMPTMRSSSSSSEGLPHVISLNWEGSVESNEDSDQCKKSSSRRVNKGHHSKGKSRHGNNDAAHSSGPGNCGIRSHVVPPPSYTGPKDLAEFLEQIGFSKYLPLLEEQDIDLRIFLTLTENDLKEIGITLFGPKRKMTSAIARWHSSARPPGDALEQAYADQLEAEMQEMAIQLHKRCEEMENLQSQVSQEKELRTVMEGCLMEDKMAWKRVHTELVENHRLAQDMSATLAKARTCCAELLSGVTTDGNGCLYTGADDKAKDDTGVKAGGLASSKVVELMKKLDSYEDQLAGTLNTMLQSLRRLSAPEKVSDSWERP; encoded by the exons ATGTCCGAGCTAAGCGACGAGGCCAGTGAATCAGAGCAGCTGGGCGTCAGCCTCTCCCTGTGGCTGGGCGATTCCCTGGTCCGACCCGAGGAGCTGGATGTTCCCCTGGACCTCCACACCGCCTGCTCCATCGGACAGTATGACGTGGTGGCCGGGTGCATCAAACA ACGTGAGGTGAATCTGGATGGTAAGAACATCGGCGGATGGACCCCACTGATGTATGCGTCCTACATTGGCCACGACAACATCGCAAACCTGCTGCTGGAAGCTGGCGTGAATGTAAATGCCACCACTGCCAAAGGGCTGACCCCACTGATGCTGGCAGCGAGCTGTGGCAACGAGAGTATCGCATACTTCCTGCTTCAG CAAGGTGCAGAGCTGGAGCTGAAGGACTCACGGGGCTGGACTGCTTTGTTCCACTGCACAGGCACTGGCCACCAGCAGATGGTCAAGTTCCTGCTGGACAACAATGCTGATGCCAATGTTAA GGAGCCAGGCTCTGGTGTCACTCCCCTGATGGAGGCTGCAGCTTCTGGACATGAAATCATAGTTCAGTACCTGCTCGATCAT AAAGTTAAAGTTGATGACCGCAACACTAAAGGAGAGACAGCCCGTGCCCTAGCAATGATGTACGGCTTTACCAAAATCGTCAGCCTCATTGACTCGCGCTCTCCAAGGATCAAACCAG CAGGACACTTTGAAGACCTGAGCTCCTCCGAGGACTCGGACAGCACACCACCCAGGATCAGGCCAAGTCGAAACAGAGCTAAAGGCGTTAGCATCCACGATGGCCCTCAGGCCATCGCCAAGTTCCGAGTAGGAGGCACCAGCAAACCGTGTG AGCCTGCTGCAGTGCCACCGGGCTACATGACGTTCAGAGATATCGGTGGACAGAGTGAAGGCCTCTGCTATCGTGATGTGACTTCCCCCATCAATGAGCTGGATGGCcagagcaacagcagcagag ATGACAGTCCATTCTTTGACAATGACATGCCCACAATGaggagcagcagtagcagcagcgaGGGCCTGCCTCACGTGATCAGCCTTAACTGGGAAGGCTCAGTGGAAAGTAACGAG GACTCTGACCAGTGCAAAAAGAGCAGCTCCCGCAGAGTAAATAAGGGTCATCACTCGAAAGGCAAGAGTCGCCACGGGAACAATGACGCAGCTCACTCCAGTGGACCGGGGAACTGTGGGATTCGCTCACATGTTGTTCCTCCGCCTTCTTACACTGGTCCAAAG GATTTGGCAGAGTTTTTGGAGCAAATTGGCTTCTCAAAGTATCTTCCATTACTTGAGGAGCAAGACATTGACCTACGGATATTTCTCACACTGACTGAAAATGATCTCAAAGAAATAGGAATCAC GTTGTTTGGACCCAAGCGTAAGATGACCTCAGCCATTGCGAGGTGGCACAGTAGCGCTCGACCACCCGGTGATGCTCTGGAACAGGCTTATGCTGACCAGCTTGAAGCAGAGATGCAAGAAATGGCTATTCAGCTACACAAG CGCTGTGAGGAGATGGAGAACCTGCAGAGCCAGGTCTCTCAGGAGAAGGAGCTGCGGACTGTGATGGAGGGATGCCTGATGGAGGACAAGATGGCATGGAAGAGGGTTCACACTGAGCTCGTGGAGAACCATCGGCTGGCTCAGGACATGAGCGCTACACTGGCAAAGGCGAGGACCTGTTGTGCCGAGCTGCTCTCTGGCGTCACTACTGATGGCAATGGCTGCCTTTATACAGGTGCGGACGATAAAGCAAAAGATGATACCGGTGTTAAAG CGGGTGGCCTGGCGTCCTCCAAAGTTGTCGAGCTAATGAAGAAGCTGGATTCCTATGAAGATCAACTGG CGGGGACACTCAACACTATGCTGCAAAGTCTGAGGAGACTGAGTGCTCCGGAAAAAGTGTCAGATAGCTGGGAACGGCCTTAA